The Candida dubliniensis CD36 chromosome 2, complete sequence genome contains a region encoding:
- a CDS encoding mannosyltransferase, putative (1 probable transmembrane helix predicted by TMHMM2.0 at aa 5-27;~Similar to S. cerevisiae KTR2;~In S. cerevisiae: mannosyltransferase involved in N-linked protein glycosylation; member of the KRE2/MNT1 mannosyltransferase family.) — translation MTNYFIAFISGVILSIYYYFVLNYFSQFKSIESFPPPYYPLAKDQPKLASNQYLDKIYPSENRKQLGKENATMVMLVRNIELEGALQSIRSLEDRFNRDYKYPWIFFNDEPFTEEFIEKTTLMASGETFYELIPTEDWQPPLFINETKLQENLNNSKTNVIYGGIRSYRNMCHFNSGFFYKQKRLLNYDWYFRVEPNVEYMCDFQYDPFEFLRINNKIYGFIIAITEYENTIPNLWSTVESFMEKYPELIHPNNAIEFLISKEISLNHYIDLIPSATDYNLCHFWSNFEIGNLNFFRNQSYETFFQYLDYTGGFYYERWGDAPVHTIGLSLLVDKDSIHHFEDIGYYHAPYLACPSADDILASKRCVCVSRQSEDKINRTIDTNVYSCLPRWWKYGSGKRFLNQIDYKRD, via the coding sequence ATGacaaattattttattgcATTTATAAGTGGTGTTATACTAtctatatattattattttgtgtTAAATTATTTCTCTCAGTTTAAATCGATTGAATCATTTCCACCACCATATTATCCACTAGCGAAAGATCAACCCAAATTAGCTAGTAATCAATATTTAGATAAAATATATCCATCAGAAAATAGGAAACAATTAGGGAAAGAAAATGCTACCATGGTAATGTTAGTGagaaatattgaattggaaGGAGCTTTACAATCAATACGATCATTAGAAGATCGATTTAATCGAGATTATAAATATCcttggattttttttaatgatGAACCATTTACtgaagaatttattgaGAAAACTACATTAATGGCTAGTGGTGAAACTTTTTATGAATTGATTCCAACCGAAGATTGGCAACCtccattatttattaatgaaacaaaattacaagaaaatttaaataattctaaAACTAATGTTATTTATGGTGGAATTAGATCTTATCGTAATATGTGTCATTTCAATTCTggatttttttataaacaaaaaagattattaaattatgaTTGGTATTTCCGAGTTGAACCAAATGTTGAATATATGTGTGATTTTCAATATGATCCATTTGAATTTCTTcgaattaataataaaatatatggatttattattgctaTTACTGAATATGAAAATACTATTCCTAATTTATGGTCTACAGTGGAATCATTTATGGAAAAATATCCCGAATTAATTCATCCAAATAATgctattgaatttttaattagtaaagaaatttctttaaatcattatattgatttaattccTTCAGCAACTGATTATAATCTTTGTCATTTTTGGTcgaattttgaaattggtaatttgaattttttccGTAATCAATCATATGAAACttttttccaatatttAGATTATACTGGTGGGTTTTATTATGAACGTTGGGGGGATGCACCAGTTCATACTATAGGATTAAGTTTATTGGTTGATAAagattcaattcatcattttgAAGATATTGGATATTATCATGCACCTTATTTAGCATGTCCTCTGGCTGATGATATATTAGCTTCTAAAAGATGTGTTTGTGTTTCTCGACAATCAGAAGATAAAATTAATCGAACCATTGATACTAATGTATATAGTTGTTTACCTCGATGGTGGAAATATGGTTCTGGTAAAAGATTTCTTAATCAGATTGATTATAAACGGgattaa
- a CDS encoding EBNA1-binding protein homolog, putative (Similar to S. cerevisiae EBP2;~In S. cerevisiae: essential protein required for the maturation of 25S rRNA and 60S ribosomal subunit assembly, localizes to the nucleolus; constituent of 66S pre-ribosomal particles.): protein MARSILKQQLKSHQLLDAIDKAKSKPTKKISVVEQQQQQQPQEEEKEETIETPVITKVKSNKKSKKSNTNKNDDYQSEVLSKKEQRRLKKLQSKQQEEEKEEEEEEEAEDSEEEEEEEEEEELDLEKLAASESESDINDDEEEEEEEEEEEEEELNDEPKDDIPLSDVEVDSDADIVPHTKLTINNMAALRESLARIELPWSKHSFIEHQSIISDNKIESEIKDIYNDTERELLFYKQGLDAVKQSRKTLLKLKIPFSRPMDYFAEMVKSDEHMDKLKNKLLTEAANKKASEEAKRQRQLKKFGKQVQHATLQERAKQKKEILEKIKSLKKKRGANEISNDNDYDNDDDDFQIALEEATENNRTGGDNKRRKPNSKRLAKDAKYGFGGKKRGKRENDAASSADISGFSTRKMKGKSSSRPGKSKRNKKH, encoded by the coding sequence atgGCTAGAAGTatattgaaacaacaattgaaaagtcatcaattattggaTGCCATTGATAAGgcaaaatcaaaaccaacTAAGAAAATTTCAGTAgtagaacaacaacaacaacaacaaccacaagaagaagaaaaagaagaaactaTAGAAACTCCAGTGATTACTAAAGTTAAATCaaacaagaaatcaaagaaatcaaatactaataaaaatgatgattatcAAAGTGAAGTTTTATCTAAAAAGGAACAAAGAAGGTTGAAGAAATTACAATCTAAACAACAAGAGgaagaaaaggaagaagaggaagaagaggaagcAGAAGATAGcgaggaagaagaagaagaagaagaagaagaagaattggattTGGAAAAGTTGGCAGCTAGTGAAAGTGAAAGTGATatcaatgatgatgaagaagaggaggaagaagaagaagaagaagaagaagaagaacttAACGACGAACCAAAAGATGATATTCCATTATCTGATGTTGAAGTTGATTCTGATGCTGATATAGTTCCTCATACCAAATTAACCATTAATAATATGGCAGCATTAAGAGAATCTTTAGCTCGTATTGAATTACCTTGGTCAAAAcattcatttattgaacatcaatcaataattagtgataataaaattgaatcagaAATTAAAGATATTTATAATGATACTGAAagagaattattattttataaacAAGGATTAGATGCAGTTAAACAATCACGTAaaacattattaaaattaaaaattccATTTTCTCGTCCTATGGATTATTTTGCTGAAATGGTTAAAAGTGATGAACATAtggataaattgaaaaataaattattaactgAAGCTGCTAATAAAAAAGCATCTGAAGAAGCTAAAAGACAAcgacaattgaaaaaatttggtAAACAAGTTCAACATGCTACTTTACAAGAAAGAGCtaaacaaaagaaagaaattttagaaaaaattaaatcattgaaaaagaaaagaggtgctaatgaaattagtaatgataatgattatgataatgatgatgatgattttcaaattgCTTTAGAAGAAGCCACTGAAAATAATCGTACTGGTGGTGataataaaagaagaaaaccAAATTCTAAAAGATTAGCTAAAGATGCAAAATATGGATTTGGTGGTAAAAAAAGAGGTAAAAGAGAAAATGATGCTGCTTCATCAGCTGATATTAGTGGATtttcaacaagaaaaatgaaaggTAAATCATCTTCAAGACCAGGTAAAAGTAAACGTAATAAAAAACATTaa
- a CDS encoding dimethylallyltranstransferase, putative (Similar to S. cerevisiae FPP1;~In S. cerevisiae: farnesyl pyrophosphate synthetase, has both dimethylallyltranstransferase and geranyltranstransferase activities; catalyzes the formation of C15 farnesyl pyrophosphate units for isoprenoid and sterol biosynthesis.;~In C. albicans: putative farnesyl pyrophosphate synthetase involved in isoprenoid and sterol biosynthesis, based on similarity to S. cerevisiae Erg20p; likely to be essential for growth, based on an insertional mutagenesis strategy.), with protein sequence MSDKLVAKERFLNVFEDLIKELKQILLSYNMPQEAIDWFIKSLNYNTPGGKLNRGLSVVDTYAILNNTTSDKLNDTEYKKVAILGWAIELLQAYFLVADDMMDQSKTRRGQPCWYLVEGVNNIAINDSFMLEGAIYILLKNHFRQDPYYVDLLDLFHEVTFQTELGQLLDLITADEEIVDLNKFSLDKHSFIVIFKTAYYSFYLPVVLAMYMSGINNEKDLKQVKDILIPLGEYFQIQDDFLDCFGTPEQIGKIGTDIKDNKCSWVINQALLIVTPEQRQLLDNNYGKKNDECEQKCKDLFKQLGLEKIYHDYEESIVSKLRKQIDQIDESRGLKKDVLTAFLSKVYKRSK encoded by the coding sequence ATGTCTGATAAACTTGTTGCTAAAGAAAGATTTCTTAATGTTTTCGAAGATTTAatcaaagaattgaaacaaattttattgTCATATAATATGCCACAAGAAGCCATTGATTGGTTTATTAAAAgtttaaattataatactCCCGGAGGGAAATTAAATCGAGGATTATCTGTTGTTGATACTTATGctattttaaataatactactagtgataaattaaatgatacTGAATATAAAAAAGTTGCTATATTAGGTTGGgctattgaattattacaaGCATATTTTTTAGTTGCTGATGATATGATGGATCAATCAAAAACTAGAAGAGGTCAACCATGTTGGTATTTAGTTGAAGGAGTTAATAATATTGCTATTAATGATTCATTTATGTTAGAAGGTGccatttatattttattgaaaaatcatttcCGTCAAGATCCTTATTatgttgatttattagatttatTTCATGAAGTCACTTTCCAAACTGAATTAGGTCAATTATTAGATTTAATTACTgctgatgaagaaattgttgatttaaataaattttcattagATAAACATTCTttcattgttatttttaaaactgcttattattcattttatttacCAGTAGTATTGGCAATGTATATGAGTggtattaataatgaaaaagatttaaaacaagttaaagatattttaattCCTTTGGGagaatattttcaaattcaagaTGATTTTTTGGATTGTTTTGGTACTCCAGAACAAATTGGGAAAATTGGTACTGATattaaagataataaatGTTCTTGGGTTATTAATCAAGctttattaattgttaCACCTGAACAACGTcaattattagataataattatggtaaaaaaaatgatgaatgtGAACAAAAATGTaaagatttatttaaacaattgggattagaaaaaatttatcatgATTATGAAGAATCAATTGTTAGTAAATtaagaaaacaaattgatcaaattgatgaatctAGAGGTTTAAAGAAAGATGTTTTAACTGCTTTTTTGAGTAAAGTTTATAAAAGATCTAAATAG
- a CDS encoding complex III subunit, putative (1 probable transmembrane helix predicted by TMHMM2.0 at aa 57-74;~Similar to S. cerevisiae QCR8;~In S. cerevisiae: subunit 8 of ubiquinol cytochrome-c reductase complex, which is a component of the mitochondrial inner membrane electron transport chain; oriented facing the intermembrane space; expression is regulated by Abf1p and Cpf1p.), which translates to MAGAPHPHTYMGWWGSLGSPKQKYITQYTISPYAAKPLKGAAYNAIFNTFRRTKNQFLYVAIPFVVIWSIWTRARDYNEYLYTKEGREELERVNV; encoded by the coding sequence ATGGCAGGTGCACCACATCCACATACTTATATGGGCTGGTGGGGTAGTTTAGGCTccccaaaacaaaaatatattaCTCAATATACTATTTCTCCATATGCTGCTAAACCATTAAAAGGGGCTGCTTATAATGCTATTTTCAATACTTTTAGAAGAActaaaaatcaatttctttatgTTGCTATTCcatttgttgttatttgGAGTATTTGGACTAGAGCTAGAGATTataatgaatatttatatactAAAGAAGGTAgagaagaattggaaagaGTTAATGTTTAA
- a CDS encoding 60S ribosomal protein L17 (Similar to S. cerevisiae RPL17B;~In S. cerevisiae: protein component of the large (60S) ribosomal subunit, nearly identical to Rpl17Ap and has similarity to E. coli L22 and rat L17 ribosomal proteins.;~In C. albicans: predicted ribosomal protein; genes encoding cytoplasmic ribosomal subunits, translation factors, and tRNA synthetases are downregulated upon phagocytosis by murine macrophage.): MVRYAATPANPAKSASARGSYLRVSFKNTRETAQAINGWKLERAQKYLDQVLDHQRAIPFRRYNSSIGRTGQGKEFGVTKARWPAKSVNFVKDLLRNAQANAEAKGLDSNKLIISHIQVNHAPKQRRRTYRAHGRINAYQSTPSHIELTLTEEDEIVEKSIEQKQVRLNSRQRGRLASQKRLTAA; this comes from the coding sequence ATGGTTCGTTACGCTGCCACTCCTGCTAACCCAGCCAAATCAGCTTCTGCTCGTGGTTCTTATTTAAGAGTTTCATTTAAAAACACTAGAGAAACTGCTCAAGCCATTAATGGATGGAAATTAGAAAGAGCTCAAAAATATTTAGATCAAGTTTTAGATCATCAAAGAGCCATTCCATTTAGAAGATATAATTCATCTATTGGTAGAACTGGTCAAGGTAAAGAATTTGGTGTTACTAAAGCTAGATGGCCTGCTAAATCAGTCAATTTTGttaaagatttattaaGAAATGCTCAAGCTAATGCTGAAGCTAAAGGTTTAGattctaataaattaattatttctCATATTCAAGTTAATCATGCTccaaaacaaagaagaagaacttATAGAGCTCATGGTAGAATTAATGCTTATCAATCTACTCCTTCTCATATTGAATTAACTTTGactgaagaagatgaaattgttgaaaaatcaattgaacaaaaacaaGTTAGATTAAATTCAAGACAAAGAGGTAGATTGGCTTCTCAAAAACGTTTAACTGCTGcttaa